The Flaviramulus sp. BrNp1-15 genome has a window encoding:
- a CDS encoding endonuclease/exonuclease/phosphatase family protein: MLKIVITVYRLINFVIIITLLALHFFIKDRTYDTSIWFYLFPLPIIILIIVALSIFLGKKRKYNLIIAAILLSVWLFRSFRISFPKDIKETDVEVVFWNASRDNDFDIAITENNNSMPDVLVLTETTNVDFQNLQLKHPNIYLYKSKRELEIFSKAPIQILSEETSTYKTTVIHFKTADIEFYAVDVSGSFDVPRAWELKYVNSIIKKKNNTIILGDFNVPYESLLLKEIKKNYNHFFSKKGNGFRETWFWNLPILSLDHIWVSKDLEVINSKKINSKNSDHSMIKTVIRK, encoded by the coding sequence ATGTTAAAAATTGTTATAACAGTTTACAGGTTAATAAATTTTGTAATTATTATAACCTTATTAGCACTACATTTTTTTATAAAGGATAGAACCTATGATACGTCAATATGGTTTTATTTGTTTCCTTTACCTATTATAATTTTAATAATTGTTGCACTGTCTATTTTTCTTGGTAAAAAAAGAAAATACAATTTAATAATAGCAGCCATACTATTATCAGTTTGGTTATTCAGAAGTTTTAGAATTAGCTTTCCAAAAGATATTAAAGAGACTGATGTAGAGGTTGTTTTCTGGAATGCCTCAAGAGATAATGATTTTGATATAGCAATTACAGAGAACAATAATAGTATGCCAGATGTTTTGGTTTTAACGGAAACTACTAATGTTGATTTTCAAAACTTACAATTAAAACATCCCAATATTTACTTATATAAATCTAAAAGAGAATTAGAAATTTTTTCTAAAGCCCCTATACAAATTTTAAGTGAAGAGACATCAACTTATAAAACTACAGTCATTCATTTTAAAACAGCTGACATTGAATTTTATGCTGTTGATGTATCTGGGAGTTTTGATGTCCCTAGGGCATGGGAATTGAAATATGTTAATTCAATTATTAAAAAGAAAAACAACACAATTATTTTAGGAGATTTTAATGTGCCATATGAATCGTTACTTCTAAAAGAAATAAAAAAGAATTATAATCATTTTTTTTCTAAAAAAGGAAATGGTTTTAGGGAAACATGGTTTTGGAATTTACCTATACTTTCTCTAGATCATATATGGGTTTCCAAAGATTTAGAAGTTATAAATTCTAAAAAAATAAATTCTAAAAACTCCGATCATAGTATGATAAAAACAGTTATTAGAAAATGA
- a CDS encoding PQQ-dependent sugar dehydrogenase, translated as MRKKLLLLILLISVSASHAQFTTVSGWTATKLTPNNTFNNPWEITYGPDGNLWISDRSNEKIVRISTSGGTVTDMINISGVTSSKQGGLLGMAIHPALYTDITTTVNNYVFSAYTYDDGGGLQLRIARLIYNNATGTLSIDTSLGSNGAIIEGLPASSDHNSGRLIFGPDEKLYYTIGEQGANQFENRCNAVLSQVLPTSPTDYANYPGKTLRLNIDGSIPSDNPTLNSVQSHVFAYGQRNTQGIVFAQDGTLYASEHGPKTDDEINIMEAGKNYGWPEIAGYYDNNYTYCNWSTSSNCGTTTFTDHNCPVGAVTATEFESYPSGAPANFSPPIGTYGSSGAAGTGGDWGDWPTIAPSSIDIHETGNIPGWGRSLLIPTLKKGTIYRAKLTPAGNAIEGDTDPTTTDGYELFHSSHNRYRDIAISPDGLTIYAITDSSGSTSGPSTENPSSVDDPGVIVKIEYVGPANTDAPTVICQGITVTLDPSGNATILASEIDNGSSSNIVDTSLTLSLDRNTFNCNDTDTPQTVVLTVTDAEFNKSSCSASVTVLPNSNPDPIVAPTLEDIISNCSVTVEAPTLITNGCIEVTATTTDPITYSAGESGTITWLFDDGTSTDTTIQNVTVNTLNTPTNLAISNVEALSASSSWDSFLGATYEVRIKKTSDPATAWLVSSSDINSFDFTNLEESTEYEVQTRALCGSSTSAYTTSEVFTTTSIAYCIPTINGGYYGGDYWISNVTLKDNIGATLLSNTSDDSDDVNGYSDHTDDGLPIPSLVVSETFDIEVTLHNTHAWNKTTGHSVWIDYNQDGDFNDSGERVWGTTDGDDLFPHGAVAQGSFVVPTTVTNGNTRMRFHTRTYWTNTDPCDMNFTDGNNKAEYEDYIVNISGGGSNTAPVATNDIISGDQNITINTNVITDNNGNGLDSDIDGDILSITQFHLVSDALTYSAGSTAHLLEGTLTINTSGDLTFIPANNYSGSLQSIVYTLFDGTDDSQTATIDITINSTIVDADGDGVNSDTDCDDNEALAYPGNTEVLYDGIDNDCNPATPDTVDADGDGVNSDTDCDDNEALAYPGNTEVLYDGIDNDCNPATPDTVDADGDGVNSDTDCDDNEALAYPGNTEVLYDGIDNDCNPATPDTVDADGDGVNSDTDCDDNEALAYPGNTEVLYDGIDNDCNPATPDTVDADGDGVNSDTDCDDNEALAYPGNTEVLYDGIDNDCNPATPDTVDADGDGVNSDTDCDDNEALAYPGNTEVLYDGIDNDCNPATPDTVDADGDGVNSDTDCDDNEALAYPGNTEVLYDGIDNDCNPATPDTVDADGDGVNSDTDCDDTDANEFPNQTWYLDADGDGYSDGTSTTACNRPANYYIASELTAISGDCDDNNNAINSGVTEISGNGIDDDCNPSTPDGILDIEDSVIWNVNIYPNPISNEVTVKLPSSYTYSKIILTLFDLRGRVVKQMISVNSQNTITLKDLSRLDQGTYFIKVNEGNKTLVYKKLIKK; from the coding sequence ATGAGAAAAAAATTACTATTACTTATCTTATTGATAAGTGTATCTGCATCTCATGCACAATTTACAACCGTTTCTGGATGGACAGCAACAAAATTAACACCAAATAATACATTCAATAATCCTTGGGAAATCACATATGGTCCTGATGGAAACCTATGGATTTCAGATAGAAGTAACGAAAAAATTGTTCGAATAAGCACTTCTGGAGGAACTGTTACAGATATGATTAACATAAGTGGTGTAACATCTTCAAAACAAGGAGGACTTCTTGGTATGGCTATTCATCCAGCCCTATATACTGATATTACAACTACAGTAAACAATTATGTGTTTAGTGCATATACATATGATGATGGTGGTGGACTACAATTAAGAATAGCAAGATTAATTTATAATAATGCCACAGGAACTCTTTCAATTGATACATCATTAGGAAGTAATGGAGCAATTATAGAGGGGTTGCCTGCAAGTTCAGACCATAACTCTGGGCGTTTAATTTTTGGTCCAGATGAAAAGTTATATTATACAATTGGAGAACAAGGTGCAAACCAATTTGAAAACAGGTGTAATGCAGTTTTATCTCAAGTATTACCTACTTCTCCAACCGATTATGCAAATTATCCCGGAAAAACCTTAAGATTAAATATAGATGGTTCTATACCATCAGATAACCCTACGCTTAATAGTGTACAATCTCATGTTTTTGCATACGGACAAAGAAATACTCAAGGTATTGTTTTTGCTCAAGATGGAACATTATATGCATCAGAGCACGGACCTAAAACCGATGATGAAATAAACATCATGGAGGCTGGTAAAAATTATGGTTGGCCAGAAATTGCGGGTTATTATGACAATAATTACACCTATTGTAATTGGTCTACATCATCAAACTGTGGTACAACAACATTTACAGACCACAATTGTCCTGTAGGTGCGGTAACAGCAACCGAGTTTGAATCTTATCCTTCTGGAGCACCTGCAAACTTCAGTCCGCCAATTGGAACCTATGGTAGTTCTGGAGCAGCTGGAACTGGTGGAGATTGGGGAGATTGGCCTACAATAGCTCCATCAAGTATAGATATTCATGAAACAGGAAATATTCCAGGTTGGGGACGTTCATTATTAATTCCAACCTTAAAAAAAGGAACTATTTACCGTGCTAAACTAACACCAGCAGGAAATGCTATTGAAGGTGATACAGATCCAACAACTACTGATGGATATGAACTATTTCACTCTTCCCATAACAGATATAGAGATATAGCAATTTCCCCTGACGGATTAACAATTTATGCTATAACAGATTCTAGCGGATCAACTTCAGGTCCTTCAACTGAAAATCCATCATCAGTAGATGATCCAGGAGTAATTGTAAAAATAGAATACGTTGGACCAGCTAACACTGATGCTCCAACCGTAATATGTCAAGGTATTACAGTTACTTTAGACCCATCAGGTAATGCAACCATTTTAGCTTCTGAAATAGATAATGGTTCTTCATCTAATATTGTAGATACTTCTCTAACCCTTAGTTTAGATAGAAACACATTCAACTGCAATGACACAGATACTCCTCAAACAGTAGTTTTAACTGTAACTGACGCTGAGTTTAATAAGAGTTCTTGTAGTGCTTCAGTAACAGTATTGCCAAATTCTAACCCAGACCCTATAGTTGCACCTACTTTAGAAGATATAATTAGTAATTGTTCTGTTACAGTTGAAGCCCCAACATTAATTACTAATGGATGCATAGAAGTCACAGCAACAACAACAGATCCTATTACATATAGTGCTGGTGAAAGTGGTACTATCACTTGGTTATTTGATGATGGAACAAGCACTGATACAACAATACAAAATGTAACAGTAAATACCTTAAATACTCCTACAAACCTTGCAATATCTAATGTAGAAGCTCTTTCTGCATCATCAAGTTGGGATAGTTTTCTTGGAGCAACTTACGAAGTTAGAATTAAAAAAACTTCAGATCCAGCAACAGCGTGGTTAGTTAGCTCATCAGATATTAATAGTTTTGATTTTACTAATCTTGAAGAGTCAACCGAATATGAAGTTCAAACTAGAGCTTTATGTGGTTCAAGTACTTCAGCTTATACTACATCAGAAGTTTTCACTACAACAAGTATTGCCTATTGTATTCCTACTATTAATGGAGGTTACTATGGAGGAGATTATTGGATTAGTAATGTTACTCTAAAAGACAACATAGGAGCTACTTTATTATCTAATACCTCAGATGATTCTGATGATGTTAATGGGTATTCAGACCATACAGATGATGGATTACCAATACCAAGCTTAGTGGTTTCAGAAACTTTTGATATTGAAGTAACATTACACAATACCCATGCTTGGAATAAAACAACAGGACATTCTGTGTGGATTGATTACAATCAAGATGGTGATTTTAATGATTCTGGAGAAAGAGTTTGGGGAACTACAGATGGAGATGATTTATTTCCACATGGAGCAGTAGCACAAGGTAGCTTTGTTGTACCTACTACAGTAACCAATGGAAATACTAGAATGAGATTCCACACAAGAACATATTGGACAAATACCGATCCTTGTGATATGAATTTCACCGATGGTAACAATAAAGCAGAATATGAAGATTATATAGTAAATATTTCTGGGGGTGGGTCAAATACAGCTCCAGTTGCAACTAATGATATTATTTCAGGGGATCAAAACATAACAATTAACACTAATGTTATTACAGATAACAACGGTAACGGTTTAGATAGCGATATTGATGGTGACATACTATCAATAACACAATTCCATTTAGTTAGTGATGCTCTAACATATTCAGCTGGAAGTACTGCACACTTACTAGAAGGAACATTAACAATTAATACAAGTGGCGATTTAACATTCATACCTGCAAATAATTATTCTGGAAGTCTCCAATCAATAGTTTATACATTATTTGATGGAACAGATGATTCTCAAACAGCGACTATAGATATTACAATAAACTCAACAATTGTAGATGCCGATGGCGATGGTGTGAACTCAGATACCGATTGTGATGATAACGAAGCCTTAGCTTATCCTGGTAATACTGAAGTCCTTTATGATGGTATTGATAACGACTGTAACCCAGCAACTCCAGATACCGTTGATGCCGATGGCGATGGCGTGAACTCAGATACCGATTGTGATGATAATGAAGCCTTAGCTTATCCTGGTAATACTGAAGTCCTTTATGATGGTATTGATAACGACTGTAACCCAGCAACTCCAGATACCGTTGATGCCGATGGCGATGGTGTGAACTCAGATACCGATTGTGATGATAACGAAGCCTTAGCTTATCCTGGTAATACTGAAGTCCTTTATGATGGTATTGATAACGACTGTAACCCAGCAACACCAGATACCGTTGATGCCGATGGCGATGGTGTGAACTCAGATACCGATTGTGATGATAATGAAGCCTTAGCTTATCCTGGTAATACTGAAGTCCTTTATGATGGTATTGATAACGACTGTAACCCAGCAACACCAGATACCGTTGATGCCGATGGCGATGGTGTGAACTCAGATACCGATTGTGATGATAATGAAGCCTTAGCTTATCCTGGTAATACTGAAGTCCTTTATGATGGTATTGATAACGACTGTAACCCAGCAACTCCAGATACCGTAGATGCCGATGGTGATGGTGTGAACTCAGATACCGATTGTGATGATAACGAAGCCTTAGCTTATCCTGGTAATACTGAAGTCCTTTATGATGGTATTGATAACGACTGTAACCCAGCAACTCCAGATACCGTAGATGCCGATGGTGATGGTGTGAACTCAGATACCGATTGTGATGATAATGAAGCCTTAGCTTATCCTGGTAATACTGAAGTCCTTTATGATGGTATTGATAACGACTGTAACCCAGCAACGCCAGATACGGTAGATGCCGATGGCGATGGTGTGAACTCAGATACCGATTGTGATGATACAGATGCTAACGAATTCCCAAATCAAACTTGGTATTTAGATGCCGATGGGGATGGGTATAGTGATGGAACTTCAACTACTGCTTGTAATAGACCTGCTAATTATTATATTGCTTCTGAACTTACCGCTATTAGTGGTGATTGTGATGATAATAATAATGCTATAAACTCGGGTGTTACGGAAATTTCAGGAAACGGAATTGATGATGACTGTAACCCTTCTACACCAGATGGTATTCTAGATATTGAAGACAGTGTTATATGGAATGTTAATATTTATCCTAATCCAATATCAAATGAAGTGACGGTAAAACTACCTTCATCATATACTTATAGTAAAATCATATTAACATTGTTTGACTTACGAGGACGAGTTGTAAAGCAAATGATTAGTGTTAACTCACAAAACACTATAACACTAAAAGATTTAAGTCGTTTAGATCAAGGTACATATTTTATAAAGGTTAATGAAGGCAATAAAACACTAGTTTATAAGAAATTAATAAAGAAATAA
- a CDS encoding LamG-like jellyroll fold domain-containing protein, whose amino-acid sequence MKKNYLSLGSKVKLKHNFYLILFLIFFTSLITNISNAQCTPTGMVNWNGSRISQVLIDGDISTNEINNPNTTDTYTDYTAQIVTMTAGNTYNFSVTVDKETWADVKIRMWIDYAGNGTYVQVHDSGGFTNNNNVTQTFTGAITINPAALTSSVVLRVAASFCSTCGNPGVMSTDGCAFNNPSRADVEDYTINISGATLSDPIANDDDITVEKNSTAGAANQINVGANDNIGSDGSDGEDFTLTSVSPTANGGTITEITDGIFEYIPATGFIGADTFTYDICDALGDCATGTVNISVGLPSCELTSNSSGTHYITNVNLVGEATTAINNTSGDDGGYGNYIGTPAVDLYRGNTYPIELTVSTDMATENRSGWTVYIDLNGDGDFDYPSEAVYDTAGEDNTLSSSDFTFDPGSLTIPATAALGKTIMRIGARRYWSSTESCGHTGNPEEFEDYIVDIKVDPSTPQDIDITGNGTGITNGSIITTTDNYTDFGFYDINSGALQRTFIITNNGFTSLTLSALPDFVNIVGDAVFTVFDQPDNAVIAPGNSETFTISFNPNSVGNFSATISIGSDDPDENPFTFLVEGEGAQTFPDTDGDGITDNLDGDDDNDGILDSNESSSCATYPYASQAELFFLEEDFGSGANRIQINGNTPGVTTTYCYEDGFGSCPSAFNGTSINDGDYTVHHIITNDDDIADGINIDIAQWAEDYWYAGEDHTPGDTNGRMAIFNATADPGVFYSQIIYGLTGNVLTEFGFSALNIDRDDIDPTELATRERPDIIIRVFDPNGIEVTNASSGPLEPTSPAGDWVSVTASFTSPYTQFTIEVSNANLGGLGNDLAIDDIYVKQTLCDLDGDGVADSIDLDNDNDGIPNIYELGFIDLDQDGTITNDAWIDTNNNGVHDLYDPFNGGTVIDITDPAYDNDGDGIPNHLDLDSDNDGIYDVFEFDGLGDGDVDGDGISEGNDIATSTDTDLDEFDGDGILGLYDTNDTDDDPDDNIESKDHGTNGYGPAIDSDSDGTPDFLDPYNDVTGEYDIDTTIYTSLDSDNDGVIDGNIDTDNDGILDPLDSSNGVFGAQRDLDGSYTLYFDGRNDYVSENVPVIDAWSSGTLMSWVLIAPGSSGQRRIVGQENFYLTINSDGTASSVAGGVTLTSTSILPEGIWVHIAASFNNPDGNFVLFINGEQEDSATATSISAGTTDLTIGRRPGVSGEENVLTSEYFEGQIDEVRVFNAGLSSDEVQKMVYQELDDTNSFVSGLIIPLNVSALTGSSLQRYYKMDAYNHDITSEKKGLSSGSKIYNIKNIYFQTAPLPYETSTDGDWSATTTWLHGDVWDITDETNNKDWSIVHVKNNITTSNRHGSLGLLVDSGVELEINNDVELYNTWYLNLDGVIDLQGESQLVQTQNSTLVAGVSGNLERDQQGTENTYTYNYWSSPVHTVNPNADIDGDESFSVVSVLRNGEDPLNPTAITFTSGYNGNNTTNPIQISNYWIWKFNNRLSDEYSEWQQVTSTGNLLVGEGYTMKGPGTGASDKNYVFEGTPNNGEILLPTTAGNDYLVGNPYPSAIDANEFLNDNTHLNGTLYFWEHYGGGSHRLKEYEGGYGMYTLSGGVPAVSHPSVASTGSATKTPRRYIPVSQGFFVTATSTGDTKFENDQRIFVTETGNTNSWFYKDSNTKKTSKNSNSVKKDERAKIRLDYKSPKGYTRQVLTTVDKNASMNYDWGYDGALNEDNAEDMFWKIDGNNFVIQGINAINENTVLPLTIKTENAGIIEINLASLENVDDNFEIYLKDNSNNTYHDLKQSTFIATVDGGEINDRFEVVFASNSLLDTQANLKESLGLFYNSSKSSIVISNPENLDINTLQGVNILGQNIFDKNLNTSDNKITIPVNLATGVYIFSIQTPNQKISKKIILKN is encoded by the coding sequence ATGAAAAAAAACTACTTAAGTCTCGGTTCTAAAGTAAAACTTAAACATAATTTCTACCTAATTCTATTTTTGATATTTTTTACTAGTTTAATAACAAATATCTCAAATGCGCAATGTACACCAACAGGAATGGTTAATTGGAATGGTAGTCGAATTTCACAAGTATTAATAGATGGAGATATTTCTACAAATGAAATAAATAATCCAAATACCACTGACACCTATACTGATTATACTGCTCAAATTGTTACAATGACAGCAGGTAATACATATAATTTTTCTGTAACAGTTGATAAGGAAACGTGGGCAGATGTTAAAATTAGAATGTGGATAGATTATGCAGGTAATGGAACATATGTTCAAGTTCACGATTCTGGAGGATTTACCAATAATAATAATGTAACACAAACATTTACAGGAGCAATTACAATCAATCCTGCTGCTCTTACTAGCTCAGTAGTATTAAGAGTTGCAGCTTCATTCTGTTCTACATGTGGGAATCCTGGAGTAATGTCTACAGATGGTTGTGCTTTTAATAATCCTTCTCGTGCAGACGTAGAAGACTACACTATTAATATTAGTGGCGCTACATTATCAGACCCTATAGCAAACGATGACGATATAACAGTTGAAAAAAATAGTACCGCTGGAGCAGCAAATCAAATAAATGTTGGAGCTAATGATAATATTGGATCTGATGGATCTGATGGAGAAGATTTCACATTAACATCAGTGTCGCCAACAGCAAATGGTGGAACAATTACCGAAATTACAGATGGTATATTTGAATATATTCCTGCTACCGGTTTTATTGGAGCAGATACATTTACTTATGATATTTGTGATGCGCTAGGTGATTGTGCTACTGGAACTGTAAACATAAGTGTTGGTTTACCATCTTGTGAACTTACGAGTAACTCTTCAGGAACACATTATATTACAAATGTAAATCTTGTAGGTGAAGCAACTACAGCTATAAACAATACATCTGGCGACGATGGTGGTTATGGTAATTATATTGGTACACCTGCAGTAGATTTATATAGAGGAAATACATATCCTATAGAATTAACAGTTTCAACAGATATGGCAACTGAAAATCGCTCAGGATGGACAGTATATATCGATTTGAACGGAGATGGAGATTTTGATTACCCTAGTGAAGCAGTATATGATACTGCTGGAGAAGACAACACTCTTTCTTCATCAGATTTTACTTTTGATCCTGGTTCTCTAACAATTCCTGCAACAGCTGCATTAGGAAAAACTATAATGCGTATTGGCGCAAGAAGATATTGGTCATCTACAGAATCTTGTGGTCATACAGGAAATCCTGAAGAATTTGAGGATTACATTGTAGACATAAAGGTTGATCCTTCAACACCTCAAGATATTGATATTACAGGAAACGGAACTGGAATTACCAATGGTTCTATTATAACAACAACAGATAATTATACTGATTTTGGTTTTTACGATATAAATTCAGGAGCTTTACAAAGAACATTTATTATTACTAACAACGGTTTTACAAGTTTAACACTTTCAGCATTACCTGATTTTGTTAATATTGTTGGTGATGCGGTATTTACTGTATTTGATCAGCCTGATAATGCGGTTATTGCTCCAGGAAACTCTGAAACATTTACTATTTCTTTTAATCCAAACTCTGTAGGTAATTTTTCTGCAACAATATCGATTGGATCTGATGATCCTGATGAAAATCCGTTTACTTTTTTAGTTGAAGGTGAAGGAGCTCAAACATTCCCAGATACAGATGGTGACGGTATAACTGATAATCTTGATGGTGATGATGACAATGACGGAATTCTAGATAGTAATGAAAGTAGCTCTTGTGCTACTTATCCATACGCTAGTCAAGCGGAACTATTCTTTTTAGAAGAAGATTTTGGATCTGGTGCAAATAGAATTCAAATAAATGGTAATACTCCTGGTGTTACAACAACATATTGTTACGAAGATGGTTTTGGTTCTTGCCCAAGTGCTTTTAATGGGACTAGTATAAACGATGGAGACTATACGGTTCATCATATTATAACAAATGATGATGATATTGCTGATGGAATAAATATTGATATCGCTCAATGGGCAGAAGATTATTGGTATGCAGGTGAAGACCATACTCCTGGAGACACAAATGGTAGAATGGCAATATTTAATGCAACTGCAGATCCTGGAGTATTTTACAGTCAAATTATTTATGGTTTAACAGGAAATGTTTTGACTGAATTTGGTTTTTCTGCATTGAATATTGATAGAGATGATATAGATCCTACAGAATTAGCTACTAGAGAAAGACCTGATATTATTATTCGAGTTTTTGACCCTAATGGGATTGAAGTTACAAATGCTTCTTCTGGCCCTTTAGAACCAACAAGTCCTGCCGGAGATTGGGTAAGTGTAACTGCATCATTTACTTCGCCATACACTCAATTTACAATTGAGGTAAGTAATGCTAATTTAGGAGGTTTAGGTAATGACCTTGCTATTGATGACATTTATGTAAAACAAACATTATGTGATTTAGATGGAGATGGAGTAGCGGATTCTATTGATTTAGATAATGATAATGATGGCATACCAAATATTTATGAATTAGGTTTTATTGATTTAGACCAAGATGGAACAATAACAAATGATGCTTGGATAGATACCAATAATAATGGTGTTCATGATTTATACGATCCATTTAATGGAGGAACAGTAATTGATATAACCGACCCTGCTTATGATAATGATGGTGACGGTATTCCAAACCATTTAGATTTAGATTCAGACAACGATGGAATATATGATGTTTTTGAATTTGACGGATTAGGTGATGGTGATGTTGATGGTGATGGTATAAGCGAAGGTAACGATATAGCAACGAGTACTGATACCGATCTTGATGAATTTGATGGCGACGGTATTTTAGGCTTATATGACACAAATGATACTGATGATGATCCAGATGACAATATAGAATCAAAAGACCATGGAACAAATGGATATGGACCTGCAATTGATTCAGATTCTGATGGAACTCCAGACTTTTTAGATCCATATAACGATGTTACAGGCGAATACGATATCGATACAACAATATACACTTCTTTAGATAGTGATAATGATGGTGTTATCGATGGTAATATTGATACAGATAATGATGGTATTTTAGACCCTTTAGATTCAAGTAATGGTGTTTTTGGTGCTCAAAGAGATTTAGATGGTAGTTATACGTTATACTTTGATGGTCGTAATGATTATGTTTCAGAAAATGTACCTGTAATTGACGCTTGGTCAAGTGGTACCTTAATGTCATGGGTGTTAATAGCTCCAGGTTCATCAGGGCAACGTCGTATAGTTGGGCAAGAGAATTTTTATCTTACTATAAATTCAGATGGTACAGCGAGTTCAGTTGCGGGAGGTGTTACACTTACATCTACATCTATATTACCAGAAGGTATTTGGGTACATATAGCAGCATCTTTTAATAATCCTGATGGAAACTTTGTATTGTTTATCAATGGAGAACAAGAAGATAGTGCAACAGCTACCAGTATTAGCGCTGGCACAACAGATTTAACCATAGGAAGAAGACCTGGGGTTTCTGGAGAAGAAAATGTTTTAACAAGTGAGTATTTTGAAGGACAAATAGATGAAGTTCGTGTTTTTAATGCCGGTTTATCATCTGATGAAGTTCAAAAAATGGTATATCAGGAATTAGATGACACTAATAGTTTTGTTAGCGGTCTAATTATTCCTCTAAATGTATCTGCTTTAACAGGATCAAGCCTTCAACGTTATTATAAAATGGATGCTTATAACCATGATATAACTTCAGAGAAGAAAGGGTTATCTAGCGGATCAAAAATATACAACATTAAAAATATCTATTTCCAGACAGCTCCACTGCCTTATGAAACTTCTACTGATGGTGATTGGTCAGCTACGACTACTTGGTTACATGGAGATGTTTGGGATATTACTGATGAAACAAATAATAAAGATTGGTCAATAGTCCATGTAAAAAATAATATCACTACATCTAACCGTCATGGTTCACTAGGTTTATTAGTTGATTCTGGTGTAGAATTAGAAATAAATAATGATGTAGAATTATACAATACTTGGTACCTTAACTTAGATGGGGTTATTGACCTGCAAGGAGAGTCGCAATTAGTTCAAACCCAAAACAGTACTTTAGTTGCAGGAGTGAGTGGTAATTTAGAAAGAGACCAACAAGGTACTGAAAACACATATACTTACAACTATTGGTCATCACCTGTTCACACAGTAAACCCAAATGCAGATATTGATGGAGACGAAAGTTTTTCTGTTGTTAGTGTTTTAAGAAATGGAGAAGACCCATTAAATCCAACAGCAATTACATTTACTTCTGGATACAATGGAAACAACACAACAAACCCTATTCAAATTTCTAACTATTGGATTTGGAAATTTAATAATAGATTAAGTGATGAGTATTCTGAATGGCAACAAGTTACTAGTACAGGAAATTTATTAGTTGGTGAGGGATATACCATGAAAGGTCCTGGTACAGGCGCTTCAGATAAAAACTATGTTTTTGAGGGAACACCTAATAATGGTGAAATATTATTACCAACAACAGCAGGAAATGATTACTTGGTAGGAAACCCTTACCCTTCTGCTATTGATGCTAATGAGTTTTTAAATGATAATACGCACTTAAATGGAACTCTTTATTTCTGGGAACACTATGGTGGTGGCTCTCATAGATTAAAAGAATATGAAGGCGGTTATGGAATGTATACGCTTTCAGGTGGTGTTCCAGCTGTAAGTCACCCAAGTGTTGCTTCTACAGGGTCTGCTACTAAAACGCCTAGGCGATATATTCCAGTAAGTCAAGGGTTTTTTGTTACAGCAACATCAACAGGTGATACTAAATTTGAAAATGACCAAAGAATTTTTGTTACAGAAACTGGCAATACCAACTCCTGGTTTTATAAAGATAGTAACACTAAAAAAACATCAAAAAACTCAAATTCTGTAAAAAAAGATGAAAGAGCTAAAATAAGATTAGACTACAAATCTCCTAAAGGTTATACCCGTCAAGTACTAACTACTGTTGATAAAAATGCGAGTATGAATTACGACTGGGGATATGATGGTGCTTTAAATGAAGATAATGCTGAAGATATGTTTTGGAAAATTGATGGCAATAACTTTGTAATACAAGGTATAAATGCTATTAACGAAAACACAGTTTTACCATTAACTATTAAAACTGAAAATGCTGGCATTATTGAAATTAACCTAGCATCATTAGAAAATGTAGATGATAACTTTGAGATTTACTTAAAGGATAACAGTAATAATACTTATCATGATTTAAAACAATCTACATTTATTGCAACTGTTGATGGTGGAGAAATCAATGATAGATTTGAAGTTGTATTTGCTTCAAACTCATTATTAGACACTCAAGCTAATTTAAAAGAGTCATTAGGCTTGTTCTATAATTCATCTAAATCATCCATTGTTATATCAAACCCTGAAAACCTCGATATAAACACATTACAAGGAGTTAATATATTAGGTCAAAACATATTTGATAAGAATTTAAATACCTCAGATAACAAAATTACAATACCCGTTAATTTAGCTACAGGAGTTTATATCTTTTCTATTCAAACACCAAATCAAAAAATATCAAAAAAAATAATCCTTAAGAACTAA